A window of Corallococcus macrosporus DSM 14697 contains these coding sequences:
- a CDS encoding SDR family oxidoreductase, producing MKKVLVLGATSAIAQATVRLLAARGASLYLTSRNAENLDAVTKDAATRGAAKVASQVVDLNDFDSHEALVEAAYTALDGLDGVVLAHGVLGDQAEAQRSWTATEAVLRTNFLSAVSLLTVLANRFEAQKAGTLVVISSVAGDRGRQSNYVYGASKGALNVFLQGLRNRLAKSNVAVVTVKPGFVDTPMTAHLPKNKLFASPEKVARGLLSAADSRKNEVYVPGIWALIMLIIRTIPETVFKRMKL from the coding sequence ATGAAGAAAGTGCTCGTCCTCGGCGCCACCAGCGCCATTGCCCAGGCGACGGTGCGGCTGCTCGCCGCGCGCGGGGCCTCGCTGTACCTCACCAGCCGCAACGCGGAGAACCTGGACGCGGTGACGAAGGACGCCGCCACGCGCGGCGCGGCGAAGGTGGCGTCGCAGGTGGTGGACCTGAACGACTTCGACAGCCACGAGGCGCTGGTGGAGGCCGCGTACACGGCGCTGGACGGGCTGGACGGCGTGGTGCTGGCGCACGGCGTGCTGGGAGACCAGGCGGAGGCGCAGCGTTCATGGACGGCGACGGAGGCGGTGCTGCGCACCAACTTCCTGAGCGCGGTGTCGCTGCTGACGGTGCTGGCCAACCGCTTCGAGGCGCAGAAGGCCGGCACGCTGGTGGTGATTTCGTCGGTGGCGGGTGACCGCGGCCGGCAGAGCAACTACGTGTACGGCGCGTCGAAGGGCGCGCTCAACGTCTTCCTCCAGGGCCTGCGCAACCGGCTGGCGAAGTCCAACGTCGCGGTGGTGACGGTGAAGCCGGGCTTCGTCGACACGCCGATGACGGCGCACCTGCCGAAGAACAAGCTGTTCGCCTCGCCGGAGAAGGTGGCGCGCGGGCTGCTGAGCGCCGCGGACTCGCGGAAGAACGAGGTCTACGTGCCCGGCATCTGGGCGCTCATCATGCTCATCATCCGGACGATTCCGGAGACGGTGTTCAAGCGCATGAAGCTGTGA
- a CDS encoding MBL fold metallo-hydrolase — translation MSLDRPSRPVTKWLPLVLLMTAPWLGGCLFAGPRHQGPVTDHFDGERFENLEPVKRLSADEVFKALRKGPRGPWRAYEDLPPGKPPPERVGSGQLRVTFINHATVLVQADGLNMLTDPIYSDRPSPVPFIGPKRVRPPGIRFEDLPPIDVVVVSHNHYDHMDLPTLRRLEEAHHPRFIVGLGNKALLDDEGFQNVVELDWWQSTEVAPGRTVTAVPAQHRSNRGLTDNAATLWAGYVLSTSGGPVLFAGDTGFGPHFGMVAERFGPMRLSILPIGAYRPTAFRPVHMGPVEALQAHKVLRSSTSVAMHYGTFALALDGQDEAKYHLLWLLAREPRRPRFWALGFGEGRDVPVLD, via the coding sequence ATGTCCCTGGACCGTCCTTCCCGGCCCGTGACGAAGTGGCTGCCGTTGGTGTTGCTGATGACGGCGCCGTGGCTCGGAGGCTGCCTCTTCGCGGGTCCCCGTCACCAAGGACCGGTGACGGACCACTTCGACGGTGAGCGGTTCGAGAACCTGGAGCCCGTCAAACGCCTGAGCGCGGACGAGGTCTTCAAGGCGCTGCGCAAGGGGCCTCGCGGTCCCTGGCGTGCATATGAGGATCTGCCTCCGGGAAAGCCGCCACCGGAGCGCGTGGGGTCGGGGCAGCTCCGGGTGACGTTCATCAACCACGCCACCGTGCTCGTCCAGGCGGACGGCCTCAACATGCTGACGGACCCCATCTATTCGGACCGGCCGAGCCCGGTGCCCTTCATCGGGCCCAAGCGCGTGCGGCCTCCGGGCATCCGCTTCGAGGACCTGCCACCCATCGACGTGGTGGTGGTGAGCCACAACCACTACGACCACATGGACCTGCCGACGCTGCGGCGTCTGGAGGAGGCGCACCACCCGCGCTTCATCGTGGGCCTGGGCAACAAGGCGCTGCTGGACGATGAGGGCTTCCAGAACGTGGTGGAGCTGGACTGGTGGCAGTCCACCGAGGTGGCGCCGGGCCGCACGGTGACGGCGGTGCCGGCGCAGCACCGCTCCAACCGCGGGCTCACCGACAACGCGGCGACGCTCTGGGCGGGCTACGTGCTCTCCACGTCCGGCGGGCCGGTGCTCTTCGCTGGGGACACGGGCTTCGGTCCGCACTTCGGGATGGTGGCCGAGCGCTTCGGGCCCATGCGGCTGTCCATCCTGCCCATTGGCGCCTACCGGCCCACGGCCTTCCGGCCCGTGCACATGGGGCCGGTGGAAGCGCTCCAGGCGCACAAGGTGCTGCGCTCCTCCACGTCGGTGGCGATGCACTACGGCACCTTCGCGCTCGCGCTGGATGGCCAGGACGAGGCGAAGTACCACCTGCTGTGGTTGCTGGCCCGTGAGCCCAGGCGCCCGCGCTTCTGGGCCCTGGGCTTCGGCGAGGGCCGAGACGTGCCCGTGCTGGATTGA
- a CDS encoding NAD(P)/FAD-dependent oxidoreductase translates to MKRYDVAVVGGGPAGMAVAITTALRGLNTVVLERGRAPVDKACGEGLLPPGMAVMERLGVLPLLDDQGSHPFVGIRYVQEDGSTAEGLLPGKGALGVRRVALASALVSRARTVGVELRERTQVLSHQRSGNGVVLRTAEGSVEAAMLVAADGLASPLRRAEGLEVEPTGPRRFGLRRHFVLAPWTPFVEIYFARGVEAYVTPTGVRRVGLAFLWEDGVVEGRVSFESLLSRFPALEARLSGVETDSQPRGAGPLARVSRARIADRFALVGDAAGYVDAITGEGMSLAFVCAESLGNLLPEALIQGATRESLAPYEQCFQRVFRKYSRSTGGLLMLARRPWLRRPVVRLLGKTPWLFERILHGIVT, encoded by the coding sequence GTGAAGCGGTATGACGTCGCCGTGGTGGGAGGCGGGCCCGCGGGGATGGCGGTGGCCATCACCACCGCGCTGCGCGGGTTGAACACCGTCGTGCTGGAGCGCGGTCGCGCGCCCGTGGACAAGGCCTGCGGCGAGGGCCTGCTGCCTCCCGGAATGGCGGTGATGGAGCGGCTGGGCGTCCTGCCATTGCTGGACGACCAGGGCAGCCATCCCTTCGTGGGCATCCGCTACGTTCAGGAGGATGGCAGCACGGCGGAGGGGCTGCTCCCAGGCAAGGGCGCGTTGGGCGTGCGGCGCGTGGCGCTGGCGTCGGCGCTGGTGTCCCGGGCACGCACGGTGGGCGTGGAGCTGCGTGAGCGTACGCAGGTGCTGTCCCATCAGCGGAGCGGCAACGGCGTTGTCCTGCGGACGGCGGAGGGCTCCGTGGAGGCCGCCATGTTGGTGGCCGCGGACGGGCTGGCCTCGCCGCTGCGCCGCGCGGAGGGCTTGGAGGTGGAGCCCACCGGGCCGCGCCGCTTCGGCCTGCGCCGGCACTTCGTCCTCGCGCCGTGGACGCCCTTCGTGGAGATCTACTTCGCGCGGGGCGTGGAGGCCTACGTGACGCCCACGGGCGTGCGGCGCGTGGGCCTGGCCTTCCTCTGGGAGGACGGCGTGGTGGAGGGACGCGTGAGCTTCGAGTCGCTGCTGTCCCGCTTCCCTGCGCTGGAGGCGCGGCTTTCGGGCGTGGAGACGGATTCGCAGCCGCGCGGCGCGGGGCCCCTGGCGCGGGTGTCCCGGGCGAGAATCGCGGACCGCTTCGCGCTGGTGGGCGACGCGGCGGGCTACGTGGATGCCATTACCGGAGAGGGCATGTCCCTGGCCTTCGTGTGCGCGGAGTCGCTGGGGAACCTGCTGCCGGAGGCGCTCATCCAGGGCGCCACGCGGGAGTCGCTGGCGCCTTACGAGCAGTGCTTCCAGCGTGTCTTCCGCAAGTACTCCCGGTCGACGGGAGGGTTGCTCATGCTGGCGCGGCGGCCGTGGCTGCGCCGCCCCGTGGTGCGGCTGCTGGGCAAGACGCCCTGGCTGTTCGAGCGAATCCTGCACGGCATCGTGACCTGA
- a CDS encoding UbiA family prenyltransferase, with protein MLPQTPLPEDSPDVPLAVDLDGTLVRTDTLHENLLVLFKRAPWLLLLAPFWVLKGKAFFKAEVARRAALDAASLPYHEELLAWLREEKARGRRLVLATAADRRIADAVAAHLGLFSDVVASEATVNLSGARKLAKLKELLGTFDYAGNDGVDLPLWRECRRIVVVHAHAGVLKQARGLGRDVHRVFERPATSLRVWVKALRVHQWAKNALVFVPLLAAHKATEPSKLLQALLAFAAFSLCASSVYVLNDLLDLDADRRHPTKKARPFAACTLPVSTGVMLAPVLLLAGAAVCLLLPPAFAALLGTYYVLTLAYSLRLKQVVMLDVLVLAGLYTVRIFGGALAVDVPTSSWLMMFSMFLFLSLALVKRLSEVRRLRLSNETSAHGRGYLAQDYEQLASLGAASGQVSVLVLALYITSDEVTALYAHPERLWLICPVMLYWVGRVWLLAHRGLVNEDPLVFALRDRVSYAVGLVCALVLWAAT; from the coding sequence ATGCTTCCCCAAACGCCACTTCCCGAGGACTCTCCGGACGTACCGCTCGCCGTCGACCTGGACGGCACGCTGGTGCGCACGGACACCCTGCACGAGAACCTGCTCGTCCTCTTCAAGCGCGCGCCCTGGCTGCTGCTGCTGGCGCCATTCTGGGTGCTGAAGGGCAAGGCCTTCTTCAAGGCGGAGGTGGCCCGGCGTGCCGCCCTGGACGCGGCCAGCCTCCCCTACCACGAGGAGCTCCTGGCCTGGCTGCGCGAGGAGAAGGCCCGTGGGCGCCGGCTCGTGCTGGCCACCGCGGCGGACCGGCGCATCGCCGACGCGGTGGCGGCGCACCTGGGCCTCTTCTCCGACGTCGTCGCCAGCGAGGCGACGGTGAACCTGTCCGGCGCGCGCAAGCTGGCGAAGCTCAAGGAGCTCCTGGGCACCTTCGACTATGCGGGCAACGACGGGGTGGACCTGCCCCTGTGGCGCGAATGCCGCCGCATCGTCGTGGTCCACGCGCATGCGGGCGTGCTGAAGCAGGCGCGAGGCCTGGGCCGCGACGTCCACCGCGTCTTCGAGCGCCCCGCCACCAGCCTCCGCGTCTGGGTGAAGGCGTTGCGCGTGCACCAATGGGCGAAGAACGCGCTCGTGTTCGTGCCGCTGTTGGCGGCGCACAAGGCCACCGAGCCGTCCAAGCTGCTCCAGGCCCTGCTGGCCTTCGCGGCCTTCAGCCTGTGCGCCTCCAGCGTGTACGTGCTGAACGACCTGCTGGACCTGGACGCCGACCGGCGCCATCCGACGAAGAAGGCGCGCCCCTTCGCGGCCTGCACGCTGCCGGTGAGCACCGGCGTCATGCTGGCTCCCGTGCTGCTGCTGGCCGGCGCCGCGGTGTGCCTGCTGTTGCCACCCGCCTTCGCCGCCCTGCTGGGCACCTACTACGTGCTGACGCTGGCCTATTCGCTGCGGCTGAAGCAGGTGGTGATGCTGGACGTGCTGGTGCTGGCCGGGCTGTACACGGTGCGCATCTTCGGCGGCGCGCTGGCGGTGGACGTGCCCACGTCGAGCTGGCTGATGATGTTCAGCATGTTCCTCTTCCTCTCGCTCGCGCTGGTGAAGCGCCTGAGCGAGGTGCGGCGGCTGCGGTTGTCCAACGAGACGTCCGCGCACGGCCGAGGCTATCTGGCCCAGGACTATGAGCAGCTCGCCAGCCTGGGCGCGGCTTCCGGACAGGTGTCCGTGCTGGTGCTCGCGCTCTACATCACCTCCGATGAGGTGACGGCGTTGTACGCCCACCCCGAGCGGCTGTGGCTCATCTGCCCGGTGATGCTGTACTGGGTGGGCCGGGTGTGGCTGCTGGCCCACCGCGGGCTGGTGAACGAGGACCCGCTCGTCTTCGCCCTGAGGGACCGGGTGAGCTACGCCGTGGGCCTCGTGTGCGCGTTGGTGCTATGGGCCGCCACGTGA
- a CDS encoding FAD-binding oxidoreductase, translating to MKARESWGRYPQVEQETHALVWRTDALPQKGGSLLPHGLGRSYGDSCLNAGGTLLLTSGLDRFIAFDPATGVVRCEAGVSLDTILRLAAPRGWFLPVTPGTKFVTVGGAIANDVHGKNHHRGGSFGRYVRRFELVRSDGSRRVCAPDEHPDWYGATIGGLGLTGLVTWAEIQLKPISNPYVLQETVPFGNLDGFLDVARASEKDYEFTMAWVDCLARGRKLGRGLLYRGNFAPPQFDGLPLARSHLSHGVGLAVPMDMPAFCLNRLSVSAFNWLYYHRQNGKPKQRLTHYDPFFYPLDAIYGWNRIYGRRGFLQFQCVVPYSTARDALKEILERSSRGGLPSFLSVLKTFGDLPSPGWLSFPREGVTLAMDFANRGEKTWKLVEDLDRLTRQAGGAVYPAKDARMSPESFAAYFPQRERFMQYVDPSFSSSFWRRVNPVSLPFSLAAERGATASPPPRSLLAIR from the coding sequence ATGAAGGCACGGGAGTCCTGGGGGCGCTACCCCCAAGTCGAACAAGAGACGCACGCCCTGGTGTGGCGCACGGACGCCCTGCCCCAGAAGGGCGGCAGCCTGCTGCCCCACGGCCTGGGGCGCAGCTACGGCGACTCATGCCTCAACGCGGGCGGCACGCTGCTGCTGACCTCGGGGCTGGACCGCTTCATCGCCTTCGACCCGGCCACGGGCGTGGTCCGCTGTGAAGCAGGCGTGTCGCTGGACACGATTCTGCGGCTGGCCGCGCCGCGCGGCTGGTTCCTGCCGGTGACGCCGGGCACCAAGTTCGTGACGGTGGGCGGCGCCATCGCCAACGACGTGCACGGGAAGAACCACCACCGGGGCGGCTCCTTCGGCCGCTACGTGCGCCGCTTCGAGTTGGTGCGCTCGGACGGCAGCCGGCGGGTGTGCGCGCCGGATGAGCACCCGGACTGGTACGGCGCGACGATTGGCGGCCTGGGCCTCACCGGGCTCGTCACGTGGGCCGAAATCCAGCTCAAGCCCATCAGCAACCCGTACGTGCTCCAGGAGACGGTGCCCTTCGGGAACCTGGATGGGTTCCTCGACGTCGCCCGCGCGTCGGAGAAGGACTACGAGTTCACCATGGCCTGGGTGGACTGCCTGGCCCGAGGCAGGAAGCTGGGACGCGGGCTCCTGTACCGGGGCAACTTCGCGCCGCCGCAGTTCGACGGACTGCCGCTGGCCAGGAGCCACCTGTCGCACGGCGTGGGGCTGGCGGTGCCCATGGACATGCCAGCCTTCTGCCTCAACCGGCTGTCGGTGTCCGCCTTCAACTGGCTCTATTACCACCGGCAGAACGGCAAGCCGAAGCAGCGGCTGACGCACTACGACCCGTTCTTCTACCCGCTGGACGCCATCTACGGATGGAATCGCATCTACGGCCGGCGCGGCTTCCTCCAGTTCCAGTGCGTGGTGCCCTATTCGACGGCGCGTGATGCGTTGAAGGAAATCCTGGAGCGCAGCTCGCGCGGCGGGCTGCCCAGCTTCCTGTCGGTGCTGAAGACCTTCGGCGACCTCCCGTCCCCCGGGTGGCTGTCCTTCCCGCGCGAGGGCGTGACGCTGGCCATGGACTTCGCCAACCGCGGCGAGAAGACGTGGAAGCTGGTGGAGGACCTGGACCGGCTCACACGGCAGGCGGGCGGCGCGGTGTATCCGGCGAAGGACGCGCGGATGAGCCCGGAGAGCTTCGCGGCGTACTTCCCGCAGCGTGAGCGCTTCATGCAGTACGTGGACCCGTCGTTCTCCTCGTCGTTCTGGCGGCGGGTGAATCCGGTGTCCCTGCCCTTCTCCCTGGCCGCGGAGCGGGGCGCGACGGCGTCCCCGCCGCCGCGGTCCCTGCTTGCCATCCGCTGA